CCTTATAACACATGGACTAAAATATCTGCACAAGATCAGCAACAAGAGGGAAATGCCATCAGGTGCCACTTTCATTAAAGTCCTTTGaagaaacacacattcacacaaagtAAACACCCTGATCCTAAATGCGATTACAACCCAGATATCTTATTGAtttacattttgagtgttgacTAACACGTAGTACTCCATGTCTAGAAATGCTTTGCAGAATGATCCATTAAACAAGTCAAGTTGATGTATTCGCAGTGACTGACTAACTCTTGTACAGTGGACTTGAAATACACACTACCAGAGTGACAGTTAAACTACACCAAGAGAGCATTAAGTTAGCAGAAATATACAGCACAGAGCACAGACCGAGCACAACTCACTTCTTTCAGATCTACATCAAAGTGTCAAACTGAGCCAGTGAGTATCTACAGTACAAACAAGTGTCTGATCATTATATGACTTTCCTATTAGATTTGATGAATTGAAGACATTCCCTACGTGTGTTATGTGAAATGAAAGCGACCCAAATTGAGTTCAATTATTTTCAATAACTCAATAGTTCAGCTGATTTGGCTTCGACTGCAAGCTTCAGTGTACAAGGACCAACCGTATGACTGAGAACAGGGAAAAAAATCCACCTTAAAACAGAATGTACATGTtgttctattctctctctcgtagcctgAAACCCAAGAACAAAGACTTCCAGCACGTAACTCCatgtaaaaccacaacttgtcgTTTACACTTAGGTTGTGTACAAATTACACAAGATTTAATTGAATTAGTGAGCGTTAGCGGTGCTGGTAGATGGAtaggacagagccaggctagctgtttcccctgctTCTAGTCTTTATGTTAAGCTAAGCTACAGAATACAGAGTTAGTACAGAGacgagagtggtattgatcttctcatctacctCGCGGTAAGAAAGCAATTAAGCACATTTATCCAAAATggcaaactattcctttaatggtTGAGAGAAACAGTGAAGGAGTAGAAACTATGTAAGCCGTGGCTGTAgaagataaaaagaaaagaaaatatgaggTTTCCTTACAGTCATAAAATAAGTAGCATTTTCTGCTCAGTTGAATACATCTGTAAATATGAGGGATAATTAACTGGGGACCTTTACTGGGGAACAACTTTGGGGGATTCATTGAACTTTAGTTTGAGTTTTTCAGCTTTGTTTGATTTCTCGAGATATAatataatcatcatcatcatcatcatcatcatcatcatcatcatcatcatcaataaTCTCAGGGTAGAAACACACCGAACACAGTGAGCTGGGTGGAGCCACCAGCTCCCATTCATTGCGAGAGGCGACAAAGCCCTCACAAGACCTGACTTTAGTAATGAGTTTTTGACTGTTCTGTTGTGTTGCTAACAGAATTGTGAAGACGGGCTATCCTGGGCTTCTTGGCATGCTGGTTGGTTGGGTGGAGGGAACTAAAAGAGCAGCTTCTATTGTGAAATCAACTTTAAAGATAGGAAAAATAGATGTTGATGTGTCCTTTGGGAGAGTGGAATTTAGAAGCAAAATCAAGCGATTGTCAGatgtttctatctatctatccaatATGACAACAACCACGCTAAGACAGTTATTCATTTCCTGCACAATACAGTCTCTAATCTATATCCAAGAGTATTGACTGTGGTTGAAGTGTAGAATACTCATGTGGACAAAAAGTAATGGTAAGTAAGGGCCATTTCAGGCACTGGATCTGCCCTCCCTGTTTTCAGTCTCTAAGATGTTGAAGACTCAGAAAACAGTCAAAGGACACACATGTGAAGTCTGAATTAGGGTGGATTTTGCCTTAGTCACTGAGCAGTGTAGCTCATCCACTGCAGACAACGAGACCATTTGGTTACACTGAAACTGACTGATTTGGTTACACATtgactcttacacacacacacacacacacacacacacacacacacacacacacacacacacacacacacacacacacacacacacacacacacacacacacacacacacacacacacaccaggcttGTGCAAAATTCAGAATTTCAGAATTGGCCTCCATTCAATTCATGAATtgaaatttgaattgaattgacttCGCCCCACAGGAAGTTGAATTGGAATTGGAATGACAGGAAATGGAATTAAGTTCATGGCAATTCAAAGAAAttccacacagtcacacaacagaaagaatgtgttgaatctcacatacattcagtgttaggaaggttactttggaaatgtaattGCTTACTGTTATAAGTTACCCATTATAAATGTGGTTTGGATTACTTTATCAATGCAAAGcaatttccttttaatttgattAGTAACTAATTgaattacacattttacctctgtaatacaactaaatacaattacattaattttgtaatttaataACAATTTCATTACACGTAACTAGTCACTCCTCAACCCTGCATACATTTTGTTCCAAAATATAGATCACTCTTTAAGAGAACAAATATTTCTATTAATTCCACAATTGACAAGAATTGTTTTCTTGATTTACAATACTGTAAGTAATAAGTAAAAGGTGTGCTTGCATGCTTTTAAACACATATCATATCCAGTGTTGGGGGTAACTCCTTACGAAGTAATGCCATAATATAATCACATTTGGCTGTAACTGAGCAATGTAACACCTTCAGCATTAATGTAACACCTTCAGCTCACAACACTGTTGTGAGCTGAATGTGTTTAAGCTCTTTATGAGCTATATGCCTGGCTCTTGCTGTGTTGCGCTACAGTAATGTAATGAGTAATGAGTTACTATCCATAGAGAATAACAAGTAAGGTAATGCAttatggttgttgtttttttaaagtgaataatGTGTATTACAGGTTCTTGAGTAGTGACCCCAACACTGATGATATCAAATATCAGTAGCATAATACCATCAAGAgatgcttttcaaaataaaagactgtCTGCCTGTTAATTTATTGAAGATGCCTTTTGAAATTTGAAGTAGCGTTGATGGAGCCACAGACTGGAGCACTGCAGTGCTTGCATATGGCTCTGTGGTTTCcaggtgtttgtgttggaattgATTCTTCAAAATGAACTAGAACAGATGACCCTTTAGGCCTGCTATTATTTTCCATGTCGCTGTGATTCCAGGTGTCAAATCTATAAACGTTTGTAATCTGAAGTTGTAAGGGACTTCTGTAACTTAAAAAGTCCAGTATTGACCATCAAAGTGTGTAGAAAAGAAGCTTTCAAACAAATGTCCACCTCAAATTGTTTGGCAACCATTTTAAATACTTGGTTGAAGtaaagcattctgggaaatgcagtCATGTTCCATCATGTTCcacaaaattacaattacaattaatCAAACTTAATTATTTGTTCTGTGACTAGAGCTTTTAACATTCATTGCTGGGGGAACAACTTTCCTTTAAATATCTGTACAAGTAGTTCAAACTAATATCATTTATAGAATATGTAATGCACTCATATCTGACATATATTGTAAAGCTTCATTGTTAAACACTTCACTTAAATTATGAATTTTTATTGAATTGCAATTCCGCTTCCTTTAATTTAAATTCGAATTGTAATTCTAGAtcctgtttttgacattttaggagtcattctcaattcaattctgaattgtgcacaaggctgacacacacacacacacacacacacacacacacacacacacacacacacacacacacgtaggtTGACAGATCAATGAACCTTTAACATTTCCctgcatttaaaaagaaaaaaaacaatcagtgTTAAACATCCAAGCATAGATCATTAATTTCAATCAGCTCATTCAGTTTTGCACAAGTCAGTAGTGTTAGTAGACATCTTGGTATCAACAGCAAGGACCAGTGGGTGAGAGACAATAAGGAGCAGACCAAACAGAACAGATTTTAATAGTCAGAGATCGTAGTCATAAATGCACATTTCCTGTTCCTGATGCTCCCCTCAGCTATTAACCTTGATGAGGAATGCAGGACAGCAcgtttttcctcttcctctcctcacaCTACAGGTATCTTCCAACAAGCTAAGACCCATACAGGAGAGGCAGTAGTTAAGGACCACAGAGGTGCTAGACAGACTCTCCTGTTATATCTGTGATCCGCCCAGGTCACCCCCGCCTGCAGGGTAATGCCTCAACCCCCCTCCCCGGCGCAGTGAGTGGAGCGCCACAGTGCAACAGCCTCGCAACAGCGAGCCTATATGATACATGGGCTGTCCGGCACGGATTGGGCCACGGCAGAACCACGCCACTGTTGGCACCACAGGGATGGCCACTGCCAGCAGATCAACCAGGAAGTGACGACTCCAGTAGCTTTTCTCAATTGTCCCAGAGCTGGTTGAATCTCCCTCCTCTGCTGTGGCGCCCCCTGTGGCGCCTTGTTCTTTagtttcatcttcatcatcatcattctcATCATGCAACTCCACTACAGTGACACCAGCTATCTCCTCATGGGAAGTAGATCTCCTCGGCTGGGAGGTGTGAGGCTGTTCTACGTCTGGCGAGAATCCTGGGCTACCTGGACTCAGCTCTGCTGTCTCTACCTGGGTCGATCCTGCTGATAAACTAACTTCTTGCTGCCTGTCTTCCATGCTGAGGTTTTCCAGCGTCCCACCCTGTCTGCCTTCTCCACAGCATCCTCCAAACTGAAGCTCACACTGCGTCCCTGCTGACGTCTCTGCAAAATCGCAGGGTTTTCCTGGTGCTACCTCGTCTGCTGCACTCTGAACTTCCGCCTCATTCGCTCCCTCTGAGCCCATTTGCATCTGCTGCTCTTCTTCTGCCAAGCTAATCACTGATGTTTCCTCCTGCTGCTCCATTGCTGCagcttccttctcttccttctctttctcctgcttttcctcttcctccccatATAGAGGACTTTCCATGGAACATGCCACAGTGGCGGACCGTGGTAAGGGAGGGACCAGAGGAGTTTTAGTGACCAGGATCGGCTCTGTGGCTGTACTCATCATCGTTGCTGTGGTTACTGAAGTTGTGGTGGTGATGGAGTccagctcctcctccccctcatcAGACATCCAGGTAGAGGTGGGGCTGCAGGCCTGGGAGCGGAAAGTGCGTTGCTCCGCAATGGTATCTAGATCAGAGGGGTAACCTGCCGGGCAGCTTTCGGTCTGAATGCCTGTCTCCCGCAAGGGGTGCAGGTAGAGGTGGTGGTGGGATAGGCAGGGATGGCTCATACAGCCCACTCCACCTAGGCCACAACGAAGGGGCGCTAGCCGCTCACCTGTGCACAGCTTGTCATAGGTGGAGGAGTGTGGCATGGTGTGGGGCATAGAGTGGGACAAATTGTGAGGGAAAGAATGAGGTAAGGTATGGGAGTAAGTGTGGGGCAGAGAGTGGGGCAGAGAGCTACTAGGCAGAGAGTGGGACAGAGAGCTACTAGGCAGAGAGTGGGGCAGAGAATGGGGCAGAGAATGGGAAAAGGTCTGTGCGTAGGAGTTGAGTAAAGATGCTGTTTCCTCAGAGAGGAAGGCTGCCTCCAGCAGGAGGTCGGTCTGACTGGGGACGCTGCTCTCCCCACAGCACACAAAGCCGCTGTCCTGGGTGCCGTCACCTGATAGACAAGGAAAGTCCAGGCCATTGCCGTTCCGGTCCGCAAGTGCCTGATCACTCAGCTTAGTGTAAGTGGAGCTCCGGGTCAGAGAACGGGCTGGCGAAGCATCGCAGGAGCAAGACCCCCTCCCTCCTACTACAGGTTTGGGTATTCCCCCTGGACTTTCCCCTGATACCGATGCTGGTGCCGAACCTCCAACACGGGTCCGAAAGCCAGGAATGCCTTCCCCCTCCTTGGCTAATCCAGCCTGGGCTAGGTCCATGCTCAGCAAAAGGTTCTCAAGCTTGTGGTTCTGAGTGTTGATGTCCTGAAAGTACTTCTGGACCCCTATGTCCCCGCTGAGCCCCCCAGCATCACTGAGACTGGCGCGAACAGTGTCCACAGCCTGTTTAAGCTGCTGGATCTCCTGACGCGCCTCCTTCAGGGCCAGCTGAGCCTCAACACGGTGACATTCCTCCTCAACCCAGTCCTCCTGCATCCTGTAAAGCTGGCCTCTCAGCTCATCTATCTCTGTGTCCCTGAGAGGGGAGGAAatggagaggagaaaagagagaaagaaagaacggaagagaagagaaggggagaGAACAAAATAATTATGAGGATTCAGATATTAGGCCTAGTGTAAAGtgggatttatgcttctgcggaggctccatgcagaACTTTCACCatagcctacataagtggcctgaagtttatacttcgGACGTAATGTCCGTATCTCCACGCACCTAGgtaccagtggtgtagtctacgtgatacgcagtatacccactaagaaagctccaggatttccatatacccacttaaaaatgcccaatgacacacaacaacatactttccattataattttgatatattttaaattgtcatctgtttttttccttcttcacataggctaaatgaaggtatttccaccataaattggtgcataaaagtgtatctgaatacaggaaattaagttgttgatgctcaaaacttccctcggggaggacacccagacccccccaccATGGTATGCCCCCCCCatttgtattggttgttggtctcagcggtgtctgttagcagttaactcgctcgttagccgcagaaccgcagcagcatgcaggcagagcgagcagccgccagctgttgatccatgcaggacttcaccgtgagcggactgtttagagacgatgtgaccggcaggtaacgttaactggtccctatacgcaaatatcataaatgatagggaacccagcaacggcgatgatgagcttttcctcctttttctcggAACTAATGTTTTTGTAGGAacgaaagtttacatcgtatgtttctctggaatcagccagcgtgaaggacgtctatattccgattggttgccgctgcttTCCGCTGAACCGTGTCATAGCTAATtcccataaagttgacctactttcaactttctgattgacgctctggtcgctcaaaacgcccaaaacgtgacgccgacagatttgatGCTctttgcagctgagagaagccagcttccattgaaaattaaTGACTTCCGGTATCTTTAGAAGCTCAAGTCGGCAGcggtgtgtatgtacagtaagcATCTCACCTGTCTTGTAGAGTGTTGATGGTTTCCTTCAGCCTGGCCCGCAGGTGTCGGATACACACCTCTTTCTGCTGCAGTGGTGTGAGGTACTGCTCTGGTGGAGGGGGCCGGATGCCATGGTTGTCCGTACATGACGTGTACTTCTGATGACGTCTAGGACAATCATACGAAAGGAGTTTTTCTTTAGAACTGATTACACTTCAGTGAcctttattttagttttttgatgTCTTGTAGGTAGGGCTGGTAATTGAAAAatttacagtgtttttttaGAACTTGCTTAAAcagctacttcctgtctgtgatGAGATAAAACTGGACtgtaagaccaaaacaatgagtcgggtgataattctctgccGGTTTGTCACTAAGTCCTTTTACATAACATATACTTGTTTGATCCActattattataaaatgatttatcagAGCAGCTTTAAAAGACTGAAAATGTACTTAGGACACTTATAGGAAATCAAGTGGGGTAAatcattttacaataaaacagctAGAGAATGTAAATACACGTATTAGTTCTGATTTTCACCGATGTGAGGAAAGTGTGCAAAGTTTTAATTTCTATTTGTAACTTTGGTTTGAAAGGAGTGCAATCAATCCTTCTATGGAGTATATTAGACAAGAGCACTTTACTGATCAGACCATGCAGTTTCTGATGTCTTACCCTTTGGTGGGGCTGCAGTCGCTGCCTTTGCAAGAGCCTGAGTTGCTGCTGTTGCTAAGGGAGGTGTTGCCATGGGGATCTCTATTACTAGGCGCGGCCGGGGTCCGCCTGGTCCAAAGTTAGAGGAAACATGTTAACCTGTTCCTGCAACACCATGAAACCACACTCCAAACAACAAGGTGACAGTGGATTCTGTGAGCTGTTGAGCAAAAACATTGTGAACAATTGTTCAAAATCACAAATCAAAGAAGACACGAATGGAGCACACGTCAATCCAGGTCCACTAACATGCCAATACAACACCGCAATGcacaaatatacacagacacattatGAATACAGAGGCCAAAGTTACTGCCAACAGACAACAGTTCTGCCTTAGAAACAAGGACACACACTCATTTGGGCAATGACAGTGATGCagcagtttttttaaaaaaaaggaaatgtgctCTGCAAAGATGAAAACCAAAGCAAGAATCCAAAGGAATTAGGAAGTCAATGCAGGAAGCATTCCTCAAAAGAAATAACATGAGGATAGCTTTCACTAAAGAGTATAAAAAAGAggacaaacaaagagaaaagaatAAGGGAGTAACAGGTCAGACTAGACATGATGCTGTGGAAACAATTCTGTCAGAAAAACATTCAACACAGTGCAAAGGCTCTCATCATTCCCATGCTTGAAAAAGTCAACACTGATCGTGAGGAAAGAAGAGGGACTCAGAACAGACCGACAACGAGGGGTCGAGGGAGAGTTCGTTGAACGGCTGTGGCGATCTGGAGACTTGGTGGCAGCGTATCCTTTAGTCGGTGACTTGTTCGATGCGTAGCCTTTAGTCGGGCGCATTGAGACCATATAGCCTGTCTCCATAGGAACGTAGTCTAGCTCTATGAACCTGCAGTAGTCAAACCTGACCAGGCAGAGACAACAGGGTGTCAAATCACAGAGGACGGCAGAGGACCACACCGGACTGATACAATGTGCATGCTTCAAATGTATGCACACTATTGAGGTGAGACAAAGCTGTTTTAGGATTCTCCTAATTCATTCAGAACCTGAGATGCAGGTCGTTGCTAAATAGCAACAAGCACTCAAACACTGATGGGGCCCAAGAGAGGTGGCTCTCTAAAAGCTTTACCAAAGGAAAGGCAGATAGCTCTGCTTTAATCGTTTAGGCTGCTCTCCTTGGCTTCCCATGTGAAACGTCTATGTGAAGTCATTTGCAGCTATGAAGCGTTTACTGGCACAGAACATAAGCTAACACTAAGAGATACAGTGTTCTGAGACTCTAATGATTAGAGAAGCAGCGGCAACAGCATTAGCATTATTCATAAGAGACTCATCATCCAGAGGATTTCACTCCAAACAAGCTTTCACACAAATGTCTCTACACACAGCCGATGTGCTTTGAAACATTTGGGGGATCTCAAAGACATAATCGAGCAGAAATTCGACCTCTGACACATCTGATATACAAATCAAAAGATTGTCAGAACATGACAATATAATCTCTCTTATCACAACAAGTTAATTTCCTTGCTAATATCTGGGTAGACTTTTAGAAGGACAGAAAGGTTTGTTCAATTGTCAAAATGGTGTCAGATTTACCCAGCTGTGAAATGTTAAAGACCAATCCAACCCCTTTGGACTATCCAACATCCCTGCTAGTCTCTCTCTCCACGCTCTACGCCAGTCTGTAGAGTAACCGCTGCTAAAAATTAACTTCCCTCCTCAGCCTATAATATAAACAACATCATCCTGCACTATGAGGCCAGATTATCATCTATAATTTATAACAACAATTTGGAATATATGCTTATTTGCTCTTGTGCCGAGAGTGGGATGTTGTATGTAAAGCCAGAGCCAGGaggtgattagcttagcttagcataaaaactggaaGAAGTTAGCTTCACTCATTCCAAAGTGAGGTTGGCAGGCGACTCGTGGAGAATCCAGGATGTCACCACAGCccaggagagacagaaagacagagcactGTAGACGTTTGTAGACAGCAGAGATTCCAGCTAAAATGTTGCTGGGGAATATTATGGATCACTTTGTTAAAATCACGAAGGTTTCGATGTCTAATAAAGTGCTGTAGTGGTTGCCAGTTTGTCTGTCAGAAGTGCTCAATGAGGCGTTATTATGCAACCCatgcaacttctaggcaagccccgcccttcaatagcattcacacactactactggccaggcgtccatgcttttgcaaggtaacgtaacccgatttgttcaggtcctatcccctgaccaatcggctatcctaaccttaaccactcgaggtcaatgcctaaacccaaccaatcgagctgctttgtagggcgggacttgcctagaagttacgtgggatccataataacacCTCAATGAGAGATTATATTGTGGAACAATGGCTAACCAGGATGTGATGTCAGGACTTTGTCCTTTCTATAGTTTCAACACTTGCAGTAATTCCCCCTTTTCTGTGTTCATTAGAGAGCTTTAGCAGTGCAGATGGATTTTCTAGCTTTTGAGTGAACTGTTTCCTACAGTGCCTACAgtctttaagctaagctaagtaGCATGCTGACTCTAACTTCATGCTTGACATTCAAACAAAAatagagtggtattgatcttctcatctaactcttagcAAGAGCATTTCCTAAAATGCCAAACTAATCCATGTCAGGCAATGGACATTTTTGCAAAAATACCCTTAGAGACCATGTAAAGCCACACATATCGTAAATAATaaggttaaaaaaagtcaaataatcaTATTTTCACCTTTAACCATTGCTACCATCCtgctaaagaaaataaagttgaGTATCATAGAATAGTTACATCAGTAGTAGCCAGGAGAAGGAAGGGTGATCTGTGATGGGCAacttctaaataaattaaagaaaTTGTAAATGTTTTATAATCAGTGATATAATACGTCACATAGCGAATGTTGTAATGACCTCTTACTTTAAAGAACATGACTGTTGCCCAATCACTGGCCTCCACAGGGGGAGGAGGGGACAAGCAGGACCAATCGGAGCAGCCGTGAGGGATTTTCACACAGGACCCGATAACTCCACACCACCGTAGTGGCTACATTTGACTacatctatttattttttttgggctaCCCCAACCTTCCCAAGCTTCTAGCAGGAGTTGTGCTGCTGAGTAAACGTGTCCTGTGTGATACAATAAGGGAGGAGGCCAGATATTGACTACTGGGTATTTCTTTGAAGATCAATATATGACAAAAGCCAAGACGGAACAGAAACAGGCAGAGGGAAGCAGCTGAAGCGGTGAGCCTGGAGGGGACAGTACAACAGTGTTTCAggtctgtcagtctgtcccATCCATCTGCTGAGATGGAACATGTGTCTGGGCTGTGGGTGCTGGGTGACAGTCTGCTGGAGGCAGTTGTGGGGAGGCTGCAGGAGTCGAGTGTAGTAGTGGGTGAAGTACATAAATATTCCTTTATGCTGTGGTTTGTTCCTGGTAGAGACAGAGACTTCTTTTCAAGAAGCTGAAATCATTTTAGATTTCCAGCCATTTCTCCTTtttaaataaaccaaaaaaGTACATTCGTATTTCAGGGAATGTCAGCGTCTCACCAACATTCTGCTGTCGAACTGGTTAGTGTTCGTAAACAGGGTGCTGTTGATTGAGCGGCTGTGGTGAACCAGTGATCACATGTGGTCACAGTTTGCTTCAAAAGCACAATGACAGCGCAGTTTCTACCGTGCATGTAGCTTCTAAACACAACTTCATGCTACGAAAAATGACATGGAACATGGACCAAATGATGTTACAAATTCTGGTGTACAAATTTACcaaagactggaaaaatagtgAACGTAGCAGCAGTGATGTCATCAAAggtttttatgccttttttcgacatacaataatataacttttttttcaacatactatactatggctttttttatcactttttcgacatacgctatgactttaagtggctttttctgacatactaatgcgataaatcgcgattaaatattttaatcgtttgacagcactactttttacatgacttttttcgacatgctatactatgacatgttagtggcttttttgacatactaagcTACGATTGTTTTCAACCTACTTAATGGATGGCACAGTGGCCTAGTGGTTAGCACTGAAGCAAATACCAGCAGCAATTAGGCAGTGCAGACTTTGATCCTTGGTTCAATACCAGGTCTGGGCTGATTatttttgtgtggagtttgcaagTTCTTCtcgactttctttgacataatacgctatggctttattatcacttctttcgacatactatactatgacttttttggacatactatggtatgacttttttcgacatgctatactttgattttttttatcacttttttcgacatactatatttgacttttatcgacattaagtactaagactttttttatcacttttttcaacatactacactatgactttttaatggctttttcaacatactattctattacttttttatcactttttttcgacatactatactatgagttttttatcacttttttttctcgacatactatactatgagttttttatcactttttttcgacatactatactatgactttttacaacatgctatactaagacttCTTTAACaggtttttcgacatactatactatgacatgctattctatgactttttttatcacttttttcgacatactatgctatgacttttttcaacatactatactatgactttttttgacatactatactataactttttatcgacatattactctatgactttttttgacatacttagtataacgtttttcgacatactatgctatgacttttttcaacatactatactatgactttttttgacatacttactataacttttttcgacatactatactatgacttttttttatcacttttttcaacatactataccatgacatttcagtggctgtttttgacatactgtgctatgactgttttcaacatatttAAGGTTTGGTACAGTGGCCTAGTGGTTAGCACTGAAGCAAATTATAGCAGCAAGTAGGCAGTGCAAACTTTGACCCTTGGTTCAATACCCAGTCTGGGCTGATTTGTTTTGTGTGGAgttgtttgcatgttcttctcaacttgtttttgacatactctactatggctcttttatcacttttttcaacacactatactatgacttgacttttttctaacctttctcgacatactatactaagacttttttcgacatactatactatgacttttttttatcactttttttcaacatactatgacttttttcaacatactatactatgacttttttttatcacttt
The genomic region above belongs to Sander lucioperca isolate FBNREF2018 chromosome 12, SLUC_FBN_1.2, whole genome shotgun sequence and contains:
- the snphb gene encoding syntaphilin isoform X3 codes for the protein MSAPAPANRRSALGSRRFDYCRFIELDYVPMETGYMVSMRPTKGYASNKSPTKGYAATKSPDRHSRSTNSPSTPRCRRTPAAPSNRDPHGNTSLSNSSNSGSCKGSDCSPTKGRHQKYTSCTDNHGIRPPPPEQYLTPLQQKEVCIRHLRARLKETINTLQDRDTEIDELRGQLYRMQEDWVEEECHRVEAQLALKEARQEIQQLKQAVDTVRASLSDAGGLSGDIGVQKYFQDINTQNHKLENLLLSMDLAQAGLAKEGEGIPGFRTRVGGSAPASVSGESPGGIPKPVVGGRGSCSCDASPARSLTRSSTYTKLSDQALADRNGNGLDFPCLSGDGTQDSGFVCCGESSVPSQTDLLLEAAFLSEETASLLNSYAQTFSHSLPHSLPHSLPHSLPHTYSHTLPHSFPHNLSHSMPHTMPHSSTYDKLCTGERLAPLRCGLGGVGCMSHPCLSHHHLYLHPLRETGIQTESCPAGYPSDLDTIAEQRTFRSQACSPTSTWMSDEGEEELDSITTTTSVTTATMMSTATEPILVTKTPLVPPLPRSATVACSMESPLYGEEEEKQEKEKEEKEAAAMEQQEETSVISLAEEEQQMQMGSEGANEAEVQSAADEVAPGKPCDFAETSAGTQCELQFGGCCGEGRQGGTLENLSMEDRQQEVSLSAGSTQVETAELSPGSPGFSPDVEQPHTSQPRRSTSHEEIAGVTVVELHDENDDDEDETKEQGATGGATAEEGDSTSSGTIEKSYWSRHFLVDLLAVAIPVVPTVAWFCRGPIRAGQPMYHIGSLLRGCCTVALHSLRRGGGLRHYPAGGGDLGGSQI
- the snphb gene encoding syntaphilin isoform X4 produces the protein MSAPAPANRRSALGSRRFNPLKALQPKRRLQQILASSPVPVPKPALGSGTGTGTGKGTAVPAATAPVAIPVPAPPARTPAAPSNRDPHGNTSLSNSSNSGSCKGSDCSPTKGRHQKYTSCTDNHGIRPPPPEQYLTPLQQKEVCIRHLRARLKETINTLQDRDTEIDELRGQLYRMQEDWVEEECHRVEAQLALKEARQEIQQLKQAVDTVRASLSDAGGLSGDIGVQKYFQDINTQNHKLENLLLSMDLAQAGLAKEGEGIPGFRTRVGGSAPASVSGESPGGIPKPVVGGRGSCSCDASPARSLTRSSTYTKLSDQALADRNGNGLDFPCLSGDGTQDSGFVCCGESSVPSQTDLLLEAAFLSEETASLLNSYAQTFSHSLPHSLPHSLPHSLPHTYSHTLPHSFPHNLSHSMPHTMPHSSTYDKLCTGERLAPLRCGLGGVGCMSHPCLSHHHLYLHPLRETGIQTESCPAGYPSDLDTIAEQRTFRSQACSPTSTWMSDEGEEELDSITTTTSVTTATMMSTATEPILVTKTPLVPPLPRSATVACSMESPLYGEEEEKQEKEKEEKEAAAMEQQEETSVISLAEEEQQMQMGSEGANEAEVQSAADEVAPGKPCDFAETSAGTQCELQFGGCCGEGRQGGTLENLSMEDRQQEVSLSAGSTQVETAELSPGSPGFSPDVEQPHTSQPRRSTSHEEIAGVTVVELHDENDDDEDETKEQGATGGATAEEGDSTSSGTIEKSYWSRHFLVDLLAVAIPVVPTVAWFCRGPIRAGQPMYHIGSLLRGCCTVALHSLRRGGGLRHYPAGGGDLGGSQI
- the snphb gene encoding syntaphilin isoform X1 — translated: MSAPAPANRRSALGSRRFNPLKALQPKRRLQQILASSPVPVPKPALGSGTGTGTGKGTAVPAATAPVAIPVPAPPAFDYCRFIELDYVPMETGYMVSMRPTKGYASNKSPTKGYAATKSPDRHSRSTNSPSTPRCRRTPAAPSNRDPHGNTSLSNSSNSGSCKGSDCSPTKGRHQKYTSCTDNHGIRPPPPEQYLTPLQQKEVCIRHLRARLKETINTLQDRDTEIDELRGQLYRMQEDWVEEECHRVEAQLALKEARQEIQQLKQAVDTVRASLSDAGGLSGDIGVQKYFQDINTQNHKLENLLLSMDLAQAGLAKEGEGIPGFRTRVGGSAPASVSGESPGGIPKPVVGGRGSCSCDASPARSLTRSSTYTKLSDQALADRNGNGLDFPCLSGDGTQDSGFVCCGESSVPSQTDLLLEAAFLSEETASLLNSYAQTFSHSLPHSLPHSLPHSLPHTYSHTLPHSFPHNLSHSMPHTMPHSSTYDKLCTGERLAPLRCGLGGVGCMSHPCLSHHHLYLHPLRETGIQTESCPAGYPSDLDTIAEQRTFRSQACSPTSTWMSDEGEEELDSITTTTSVTTATMMSTATEPILVTKTPLVPPLPRSATVACSMESPLYGEEEEKQEKEKEEKEAAAMEQQEETSVISLAEEEQQMQMGSEGANEAEVQSAADEVAPGKPCDFAETSAGTQCELQFGGCCGEGRQGGTLENLSMEDRQQEVSLSAGSTQVETAELSPGSPGFSPDVEQPHTSQPRRSTSHEEIAGVTVVELHDENDDDEDETKEQGATGGATAEEGDSTSSGTIEKSYWSRHFLVDLLAVAIPVVPTVAWFCRGPIRAGQPMYHIGSLLRGCCTVALHSLRRGGGLRHYPAGGGDLGGSQI